A single Oncorhynchus mykiss isolate Arlee chromosome 24, USDA_OmykA_1.1, whole genome shotgun sequence DNA region contains:
- the LOC110503472 gene encoding olfactory receptor 51I1-like, translating to MGFSVLYNGTGSSDDGFYITAFHTLGNKNYLILALSIIYIITLMGNFVLLAVFIMNPSLQNPKYVAVCNLAVVDISLNSVIIPQMVPVFVFNLNYVSFGTCFSQMFFMHLFGDMESFSLALLAYDRVIAICFPLRYLTINTNLRMLLILLGIWTLAFLLEVYPVALASSLPYCASRVVQSCCCEHGPVYRLACSDISFNRKLATAKTLAVLLGPLSFIIFTYAVVVVAVLKFASTTQRWKAFHTCLTHLLLVLVYYLPVILAYVLGNLRLVQSPDLLTAILTVSVTLPPMLNPIIYSLKTEELREKIIKLFVKTKVTSHK from the exons ATGGGTTTTTCTGTGCTTTACAATGGAACGGGATCATCAGATGATGGATTCTACATCACAGCCTTCCACACACTGGGCAATAAGAACTACCTCATCCTAGCTCTCTCTATAATATACATCATCACTCTAATGGGTAACTTTGTTCTGTTAGCAGTCTTCATTATGAACCCAAGCCTTCAAAATCCAAAATATGTTGCAGTGTGCAATTTAGCTGTGGTGGACATCTCTTTGAACAGTGTTATCATCCCCCAGATGGTGCCTGTATTTGTGTTCAATCTGAACTACGTCTCCTTTGGGACGTGTTTTTCTCAGATGTTCTTCATGCATTTATTTGGTGATATGGAGTCCTTCTCCCTGGCTCTCCTAGCGTACGACCGTGTGATAGCCATCTGTTTCCCTCTGCGTTACCTCACCATCAACACCAACCTGAGGATGCTGCTCATCCTGCTAGGGATCTGGACCCTGGCCTTCCTCTTGGAGGTCTACCCTGTCGCCCTGGCCTCTAGCCTGCCTTACTGTGCCTCTAGGGTGGTGCAGAGCTGCTGCTGTGAGCACGGCCCTGTATACAGACTGGCCTGCTCTGACATCTCTTTCAACAGGAAACTAGCAACAGCTAAAACTCTGGCTGTCCTGTTAGGCCCCCTGTCCTTCATCATCTTCACCTATGCTGTGGTGGTGGTTGCGGTGCTGAAGTTTGCCTCGACTACCCAGCGGTGGAAAGCCTTCCACACCTGTCTCACTCACCTGCTGCTGGTACTGGTGTACTACCTCCCTGTCATCCTGGCCTACGTCCTAG GTAACCTGCGCTTGGTGCAGTCCCCAGACCTCCTGActgccatcctcactgtgtctgtcaccCTGCCACCCATGCTCAATCCTATCATCTACAGCCTAAAGACAGAGGAGCTGCGGGAGAAAATCATCAAACTGTTTGTAAAGACAAAAGTTACTTCTCACAAATGA